AATCGGAAGATAGAAATAGATCTATACAAAAAGCCGTTGATCCGCCCAATCACAAGGTCCATAGACTCCTCGATATTTTTATGGCAAAAAATCTTCAAAACTAGATTAAATTTTAAACTTTTTCTTTGCCTAAGGTATGAAAACAACAATGCTGACATCAAAGCTTGTGGTTTACGGGAAAAATAAAACTCGTACTAAAAAATAACCACATTTGAATTACTGAGAAACGCGGAGTTGATCGCAGGGCGCAGCGGTGCCACTCGTCCGTTTGTATTCTGTGACAACACCGGTTGCGATAACCGTTTCGGTAAATTTAGTGTCAAATGTTGTGTCACTATTACAAGTTCTCCACATATCTGGAGTTCCAGTCATGGTGTATGTTCCACAAGTGGTTTTTCCAAGACATGGTGTATATGTATTTCTTAATGCAGTTACACAATCTTGCAATGTATTAGTCAACAGCGTGAAATGATAATATCCAAATCTAATTCTTGAATTTGACCTATTGAACAACTCAACATCTGCTTCACATTTTATTGTCGGGGATGCCCCGGGTGTAGCCCCATTGGATGCTGTGGGTGTAACTCCGGGGGAGCTTCTAGGTGCTGAGCTTGCCGCTCCAGGGCTGTCAGAGCCCACTTGCATGCATGCTTGCTTCTTTATTTCCACCACAGTTTTGAAAGAGTCCTACTAGAACCACCAAACCTGCTGACAAAAATAATACTTTCATTTTCATTACCACTCCCTCACTTTATCCAGCAAAAGGTGCGCCGTCTAAAAACTATTCCACTACTTTCAACAGAATTAGCGGAGGTCTGCATTATAGTGGATTGACTTTTATTACAGTAGCCTTACCAATAGCTGATACTGATACAATTGCCGTAACAGTAGTAAAGTAGGCATTTGTTTCATTATTCGTAAGCTCTTGAACCACAAGGTAAACAATGTCACATCCGACATATCCACAACCACCACTAAGCGCTACAGCTGTAAACTTACCAAATTTCAAAGATGTATCTTCAGTCTGCTTTTTCTGAATTGCATACTGTACTACACTAGATGAATTAAAAGCTTGAATCGCAAGCTCGCTTGATTCTGAAGCAAAGCTAACAAGGGGGAAAAGACAAACCATGACTAACGATAAAAAGAATTTTTTCATAAAATACTCCCAATTCAGTTTATTTTAATAAAAAATAGCGTCAATTGAGAGGCTGGTCAATCAATTAAAAGTAATGAGTAATTGCAAAAGTCTGGTGCCCCGCACGGGCTTAAACCCCTGGTTACTCTTATCCAGCAGCCTGATCAATTTTCTAATGCTTAATGTTTTGGAAGAAATATTTTGAAAGTCGTGCCAATACCAGGTTGGCTCTCAACCTTGATTTCGCCACCCCATTCTACAACGATGCGGTAGGAGGTTGCGAGTCCAAGACCTGTGCCTATACCGACATCTTTTGTCGTGAAGAATGGTTTGAAAATATTTTTCATATTTTCTTTAGTAATTCCACAACCGGAATCTTTAATACTCAAGACAGCCATATCAGTAGAGTCCCTTAATGCTATCTCAATGAAATGTGAAGAAGATCTGCCCTCTTGTGCCTTTGCCTCGATAGCGTGAACGGCGTTAACGAGAAGATTAAGTATGACCTGATGGAGTGCACCAGAGTTTGCCTTTACGAACACTTCATCAAGGGTCACATTATTTCTCACTTCTATTTTATTTTTTAAAAATTCATGATTGAGCAGCTCAATGACATCTTTGACAACCGGGGATAAAAGAACGGATGCCACCTCGGTTGATTGACCACCACGGGCGAGATTCAATAAAGATTTTATGAGTTTTGAGATTCGGTCAATTTGAGAAACAATGATGTCAGCACTGCTTTTTAAAGGTGCCGAGTCAGTAACTTCTCCGGAGAGTTGTTTTGCCAGCATTTCTGATCGGCCTCGTATTATTCCCAAAGGGGTTCCAATTTCATGAGCAAGCCCTGAAGCTAGGAGGCCGATTGAAGCCAAGCGGTCTTGTATAACGATTTGAGCTTCGCGCTCACGCACCGTTATAAGATCCTCGGCACCTTTTATTGAATATCTAATTGATCGTTCAAGAAGAGGAACAGTGATTTCACTTTTTACCAAGTAATCCGAGGCTCCACGTTTCATTGCCTCAACATCGATATTATGATCCCCGAAACCTGTTAAAATAATAATTGGTCGCATCCAATTTTGATTGTGAGCTTCATCTAAAACGTCGAGCCCGCTGTGAGCACCTAATCTAAAATCTAATAAATAAATATCATGAATTTGTTTCTCCATGATTTTGAGGGCTTTATCGTAAGAAGATTCCCACTCAAGGCTACACTGAAGTTCCTTAATCTCATTTAGGAGATCACGAATCATGATGTAGTCATCTTCGTCGTCATCTAAGAGAAAGACTCGGACATTTTTTGATTTCATCAGTTAGCGCTCTTTAGATGTGGGAAGTTCTACAATTTCAAGCCAATATCTACCGAAGTCTCGAAGAACTGCGACCAGAGCATCGAAGGTTACAGGTTTTGTTATAAAGGAGTTAACGCCTAAATTATAAGTGCGATAGACATCTTCTTCAGCTTTAGAGGTCGTTAATATAACAACGGGAATGCCTTTCAAATGTGGATTGGATTTTATTTCTTTCAGTGCTTCGCGACCATCTTTGCGTGGCATGTTTAGGTCAAGTAAAATAAGTCCCGGCTTAGGACTTGAAGCTGTTTCTGAAAATTTGTCTTTTCTCAGCAGATAGTCCATAAGTTCCTCGCCGTCTTTGACAAATCGTAAGTCATTTGAAAGGCGATTTTCACGCAAGGCCTCTTCAATCATAAGACGGTCATCTGAATCGTCATCGGCAATCAATATTGTTACTGATTCTTTTGGCTTACTCATCTATCAATTCTCCTGGCTCTCCTGTTTTTTGTTTGAGAGGTAAGTTAACAATAAATTTTGATCCAGTTCCGGGGTTACTTTCTGCTGTTATGTGACCATTATGTCGCTCAACAATTCTACGACATACGGCTAGACCAATACCTGTTCCCTCATATTCACCTCTGCCATGCAATCTCTGGAAAATTGTAAAGATCCTATCAAGATATTTTTCATCAAAACCAATGCCGTTATCGGAAACAGAGATAATGCAGTTAGAATTTTCAATTTTTGATTTGATTAAAATTTCCGGAGGAACACCTTGCTTTTGAAACTTGATCGCATTGGAAATCAAGTTCTGAAATAGCTGCCGCATTTGTGACGGATCAGCATTCATTTGCGGGAGTGAATCAACGGAAATTTTAGCATTAGTCTGTTCGATGCGAATTTCAAGGTCAGAAATGACCTCTCTAATGATTTTATCAAGATCAGTTTTGATAAATGGTTGAGCCTGGCTTGTGACTCGTGAAAAAGTGAGCAAATCGTCAATGAGAACTTGCATCCTAGAGACCGAAGACATCATTCGATCAAAATAATCAATGGCCTCAGCAGGCAAACTATCTCTAAATTTTGTTTTTAACCGTTCAGAGAAGGCGATGATCTTGCGTAGAGGTTCTTGAAGATCATGAGCTGCAACTGAAGCAAAATCTTGAAGTTCTCTGTTACTCACCTCAAGCCTTTTTGCGTATAAGGCCAGACTTTCCTCAGCTTGTTTTTTTTGTGTGATTTCAAATCTGATCGAAACATACTGATAAGGCTTTCCGGCGTCGTCAAGAAATGGAACAATGGTTGTATAAACCCAATAATAACTTCCGCCTTTTGCCTTGTTTCGGATTTCACCGACCCACGTTTGACCACTTGAAATGGTCTTCCATAGATTAACAAAAAATTCTTTGGGATGTGTCCCCGAATTAATGACTTGATGGGTTTTGCCAATGAGTTCTTCACGTGAAAATTTGGAAATTTCGCAAAACCTATCATTCACATGAATAATCACACCTGCATTGTCAGTAATGGCTACGATAGCCGACTGATCTAATGCACGGCGAATATCTACTAATTCACGACTGGTGCTGCTTGGATTCTTCATTTTTTACTCACTGCTCAAATTTTAAATACAATATGATGCCTGATGCTCTATGTCTGTTCAAATTACTTGCCATCACGAGTAGCGTCTATTTTGCTTATAGGGGCAGCTCTGAGACATACTGTCAGACATTAGGACAAATTGTCACCAATCCAACACTCATTTCAAATGAGCTTCACCTTTAAGCTGGCAGGAGCCATGCATTAAGGAAAAGGAGAGGTGAAAAATGTCATCAACTAAAACGTTAAAAAAAATTGTATGGGCAATTAATCCATTTGATCATTCTAATAAATCCACAAAGAGAGTGGCAGAATTTATTGAAATGATCTCAAGCCATTCACAGGTTGAAGTTGAGCCGGTTTATGTCTTAGCTTCAGATCAAAGTCTTTTTAGCGGAAAAATAAAAACTGAGTTCGATCAGATCATGAAAAAAGCTGCTGAAGAAAAAATAAATGAAATAACAAGCGCACTTGAAATACCCGGCATCGGGGCGCCACAAATCATTTCGCAAGCCGGATGGTCGACGACGAAAGGAACCACAATCTTAGACGAATATGCACAGATGCATGGGGCCGAACTTATTATTGTTAGCACCCATGGTCGCAAACGTCTCGCTAGAGCCGTGATGGGTAGTTTTGCAGAAACACTGCTATTAACGGCTCGTACGCCAGTGCTGGTAATAAGCCCTCAATGCCGACAGATTCGCAAATATTCTAAAGTATTATTTCCAACAGACTTTAGTGAGAGTAGTCGAGAGACATTAAATCAGGCCCTGTTGATTGCATCGCAATTGGGCGCCAAGGTTACAGTTTTTAATGTCTGCGTTGATCTTATGGAACCACTCATTCAGGCGGGAGCGCTCGCTATGGGCGGCGGGTGGGTCGCTTTCCCTTCATACAGCAACAAAATCGAGTCGGAAAGCAAAAGAGAAGCCCGAAAGCTTGTGCAAAAAGCGAAATCAGCCGGAGTGCCTGCTCAGGCAGTTGTCAAGAGAGCAGGACAGGGAATTGCACGTGAAATACTCAGCTACGCGAAAACCAACTGGAGTGACATTATTGTTATGGCGGCGCAAAGCGGACCACTGGCTTCAACAATTCTTGGAAGCGAAACCAGAAAGGTTATCAGACAAGCCGATTGCCCGGTGCTCGTTGTGAGAAATCATTCAGTACATGTGGCTAAGATTGAAGATACAAATGATGAGCAAGTGAAAAGCGTTGGCCCCATTCAACCGTATCTCAGTGCGGCGGCAAAATAACAGGAATTTTCTCAAGTCAATTAACTCATAAGGGGCCTTCTGATAGTTTTTGTTGTGCGTGCATTAGCAAAACCGGGAGTGTCTTCTCTGGCGTTTTGAGGATACGAACAACTGCCGCTCAGTTTGGAGCCGTTGACGTTGCAGATAACATCAGTCAACTCATGACAAAACTGGCTAATAATATTTCTTTACAGCTTGGGGCTTGGCACGACGTAAGATTTCAAGATGAGTTTCGTGACAAAAATCCAAGTTTTGCCGATGATCGATTGATTGCGTTTGCTTGCAATCCAAAAAAATGCCCTCTAAACAGAAGTGAAACATCAGGTGTTCCATTCACTCAGCCTCAAACCCATTGTCATGAAGTCCGTGCGCTTTAGATGCGCATTGCTACGATGGGAGCCATATAGGGTTTTTTTCCCTCTAGGCCTCATCTTTGGTCTATGGGGAATCGCACTTTGGACCTTCTTTGAGATAGGTGCAATTCAATTATACCCTGGCCTTCTTCATGCCACTGTGATGATAGGTGGATTTCTTTTTCTTTTCGCTTGCGGATTTTTAATGACGGCTATCCCAAAGTTCACAGGCTCCGCGTCCGCGACAGAAAAAGAGATACTGATTACCACGGTCTTATCGAGTCTCATGCTTGTAGCTGGATTTAGTGGTCAGATAAAAACTTTTAGATTCATTTTAATCATCAATATTTTATCTCTAGTATTTTTTGGATTGAGAAGATTCAATAAACGTCAATTGGATTTACCTAACTCATTTATCTTTATTCCAATTGGCATTGCCTCGGGTCTCTTTGGAACTGTCATTATCTTATTAAGTGAATTGAGCCTCCTAACAGGAGCATCGAGCATCTTTGGGCAACTTTTATACTACCAAGGTTTTATGCTCAGTCTGATCATCGGAGTAGGAAGCAAGCTGATCCCAGTCTTAGCTGGTTGGGATGAGATGTTTATGCCAGGTTCCCATAAAAAATCATTTCAGCGTCTCAGTCTTGTTGCTGTCGCTCTGATCATTTCATTTTTGATTGAGGCTTTTATCGACGCTAGGCTCGGCAGATT
This window of the Oligoflexia bacterium genome carries:
- a CDS encoding universal stress protein — encoded protein: MSSTKTLKKIVWAINPFDHSNKSTKRVAEFIEMISSHSQVEVEPVYVLASDQSLFSGKIKTEFDQIMKKAAEEKINEITSALEIPGIGAPQIISQAGWSTTKGTTILDEYAQMHGAELIIVSTHGRKRLARAVMGSFAETLLLTARTPVLVISPQCRQIRKYSKVLFPTDFSESSRETLNQALLIASQLGAKVTVFNVCVDLMEPLIQAGALAMGGGWVAFPSYSNKIESESKREARKLVQKAKSAGVPAQAVVKRAGQGIAREILSYAKTNWSDIIVMAAQSGPLASTILGSETRKVIRQADCPVLVVRNHSVHVAKIEDTNDEQVKSVGPIQPYLSAAAK
- a CDS encoding NnrS family protein encodes the protein MKSVRFRCALLRWEPYRVFFPLGLIFGLWGIALWTFFEIGAIQLYPGLLHATVMIGGFLFLFACGFLMTAIPKFTGSASATEKEILITTVLSSLMLVAGFSGQIKTFRFILIINILSLVFFGLRRFNKRQLDLPNSFIFIPIGIASGLFGTVIILLSELSLLTGASSIFGQLLYYQGFMLSLIIGVGSKLIPVLAGWDEMFMPGSHKKSFQRLSLVAVALIISFLIEAFIDARLGRFLRALAVIPVAIYDWKILRVPLARTWLAFWIWIASWCVPLGLLGAAVFPDYYIHFMHLLFIGGFSLMTMMIASRVTLAHGGHDLKLEKKSKALLIGASLVALATLTRVAAGFLPSTYNSHIFYAAIAWLIGFSIWGIIFVRKMIYLRSGSSHDDNC
- a CDS encoding ATP-binding protein, whose product is MKSKNVRVFLLDDDEDDYIMIRDLLNEIKELQCSLEWESSYDKALKIMEKQIHDIYLLDFRLGAHSGLDVLDEAHNQNWMRPIIILTGFGDHNIDVEAMKRGASDYLVKSEITVPLLERSIRYSIKGAEDLITVREREAQIVIQDRLASIGLLASGLAHEIGTPLGIIRGRSEMLAKQLSGEVTDSAPLKSSADIIVSQIDRISKLIKSLLNLARGGQSTEVASVLLSPVVKDVIELLNHEFLKNKIEVRNNVTLDEVFVKANSGALHQVILNLLVNAVHAIEAKAQEGRSSSHFIEIALRDSTDMAVLSIKDSGCGITKENMKNIFKPFFTTKDVGIGTGLGLATSYRIVVEWGGEIKVESQPGIGTTFKIFLPKH
- a CDS encoding response regulator, yielding MSKPKESVTILIADDDSDDRLMIEEALRENRLSNDLRFVKDGEELMDYLLRKDKFSETASSPKPGLILLDLNMPRKDGREALKEIKSNPHLKGIPVVILTTSKAEEDVYRTYNLGVNSFITKPVTFDALVAVLRDFGRYWLEIVELPTSKER
- a CDS encoding ATP-binding protein, with the translated sequence MKNPSSTSRELVDIRRALDQSAIVAITDNAGVIIHVNDRFCEISKFSREELIGKTHQVINSGTHPKEFFVNLWKTISSGQTWVGEIRNKAKGGSYYWVYTTIVPFLDDAGKPYQYVSIRFEITQKKQAEESLALYAKRLEVSNRELQDFASVAAHDLQEPLRKIIAFSERLKTKFRDSLPAEAIDYFDRMMSSVSRMQVLIDDLLTFSRVTSQAQPFIKTDLDKIIREVISDLEIRIEQTNAKISVDSLPQMNADPSQMRQLFQNLISNAIKFQKQGVPPEILIKSKIENSNCIISVSDNGIGFDEKYLDRIFTIFQRLHGRGEYEGTGIGLAVCRRIVERHNGHITAESNPGTGSKFIVNLPLKQKTGEPGELIDE